In Thermotoga sp. Ku-13t, one genomic interval encodes:
- a CDS encoding FAD-binding protein: MKKLFTDVAIIGGGGAGLRAAIAAKEKIPSLKVMLLSKKPLGVGGTTAIACSDRMAFHATLPYTLLEKDNWRHHAMDIYRIGGEVSDYNLAEILAKESADALEYLLSLSVPFARTKDGKIDQFLTDGSIYPRACYVGPETAVEIHRALLRRFKSLDIDLHENAMLYDFIVKENRVVAAKFVNTTTDEPFCVFAKSFVLATGGAGRLFKRNVFPSEMMGDGYAAALRAGAELVNLEFMQIGICHPHILFASSGSMFRSLPRVVDENGEEFLTKYLSPDDVNRLTELQFKKGAHWPVSYESPTKVIDLAVYAHLEKGHRVFLDFTKNPSYFSPESVPEEILKWSEKVDTKLFALPTPYERLLKINPAVVEWLRERHIDLSKEPLEVQNALQHFQGGVKINERAQTSLKGLYAAGECAGGQHGANRPGGNSLLDTQVFGKIAGENAALEAQNTHISDFQVEEERITGQIPATEARNRIMELVSRHGFLVRFDDELRKALDELERLEAKGIAKDEKGLAFLLETRNMLAVARAILTAELIRSESRGPHLKFETFNPPVMKFVPRKDEWNKYIVLRLVDGQLKHEIREPVRPREEER, translated from the coding sequence GTGAAGAAACTTTTCACAGACGTTGCAATCATAGGTGGTGGGGGAGCGGGGCTTCGTGCGGCGATCGCTGCGAAGGAGAAAATTCCTTCTCTCAAGGTGATGCTCCTGAGCAAAAAACCACTTGGAGTTGGAGGAACCACCGCGATCGCATGTTCAGACAGAATGGCGTTCCATGCAACCCTGCCTTACACGTTACTGGAAAAAGACAACTGGCGCCACCACGCGATGGACATCTACAGGATAGGTGGCGAAGTTTCAGACTACAATCTTGCAGAAATCCTCGCGAAAGAGAGCGCGGACGCGCTGGAATATTTGCTGAGTTTGAGCGTTCCGTTCGCGAGGACGAAAGATGGAAAAATAGATCAGTTCCTTACGGATGGTTCCATCTATCCACGCGCGTGCTACGTGGGACCTGAAACCGCCGTGGAGATACACAGAGCCCTTCTGAGAAGATTCAAAAGTTTGGACATAGACCTCCACGAAAACGCTATGCTGTACGATTTCATCGTGAAAGAGAACAGAGTCGTTGCAGCGAAATTTGTCAATACGACGACAGACGAACCGTTCTGTGTGTTTGCCAAGTCCTTCGTCCTGGCAACGGGCGGTGCTGGAAGACTCTTCAAAAGAAATGTCTTTCCTTCGGAAATGATGGGAGACGGTTATGCGGCAGCGCTCAGAGCCGGTGCGGAGCTTGTCAATCTCGAATTCATGCAGATAGGCATCTGCCATCCGCACATCCTCTTCGCAAGCTCCGGTAGCATGTTCAGAAGCTTGCCACGTGTCGTGGACGAGAACGGCGAAGAGTTCTTGACGAAATACCTTAGCCCGGACGACGTGAACCGCCTCACGGAGCTTCAGTTCAAAAAAGGTGCACACTGGCCCGTTTCTTACGAATCGCCAACGAAGGTCATAGACCTCGCCGTTTACGCACATCTGGAGAAGGGTCACAGGGTGTTTCTGGACTTCACGAAGAATCCTTCCTACTTTTCTCCTGAGTCTGTACCGGAAGAGATACTCAAATGGAGCGAGAAGGTGGATACAAAACTTTTCGCTCTGCCCACACCGTACGAAAGGCTGTTGAAGATAAACCCGGCGGTTGTCGAGTGGCTCAGAGAAAGACACATCGATCTGTCGAAAGAACCGCTGGAAGTTCAGAATGCGCTCCAGCATTTTCAAGGTGGTGTCAAGATCAACGAGCGTGCCCAAACGTCGCTGAAGGGGCTCTACGCAGCTGGTGAATGTGCGGGAGGCCAGCACGGGGCGAACAGACCTGGGGGAAACTCGCTCCTCGACACGCAGGTGTTTGGAAAAATTGCAGGTGAGAATGCGGCACTCGAAGCGCAGAACACACATATCTCTGACTTTCAAGTGGAGGAAGAAAGAATCACCGGGCAGATTCCGGCAACAGAGGCGCGAAATAGGATCATGGAACTTGTCTCCAGGCATGGTTTTCTTGTACGGTTCGATGACGAACTCAGAAAAGCACTCGACGAGCTTGAAAGGCTCGAAGCGAAAGGTATCGCGAAGGACGAGAAAGGTCTCGCGTTTTTGCTCGAGACGAGGAACATGCTCGCAGTCGCCAGGGCTATCCTCACGGCAGAACTCATTCGAAGCGAGAGCAGGGGTCCACATTTGAAATTCGAAACCTTCAATCCACCTGTGATGAAGTTTGTACCGAGAAAAGATGAATGGAACAAGTACATCGTCCTTCGCCTTGTGGATGGACAATTGAAGCACGAGATCAGAGAACCTGTTAGGCCCAGGGAGGAAGAAAGATGA
- a CDS encoding zinc-binding dehydrogenase — MRFRAMVLEKFNEPLRMKEFEVGELPEGSVLMRMLASGVCGSDVHIAKGEDPRTPVPIILGHEGVGEVIEVVGERKDLNGEPIKPNDRIIWNRGIVCRKCYWCTVAKQPHLCPNRKVYGINMSCGDYPHLLGCYAEAVVLLPEVEVLKIPKNIDPASVVIASCSGATAMNALDSLSEPLAGKTVVIQGVGPLGIFAAVAAKSMGASIVAVIGGSPERLSVAKDFVDVLINRRELSEEERRKKILQLTHNRGADIVIEAAGDSRALMEGFNLLRRGGTYLITGVAVPQDPIPVSVYENLVLKGITLQGVWVSDTRHLVRAVNVVISHESLFAKLITHRFRLEEVNEALRYVEERKALKAIIHFE, encoded by the coding sequence ATGAGATTCAGGGCGATGGTTCTTGAGAAATTCAACGAACCTCTTAGAATGAAAGAATTCGAGGTTGGCGAACTCCCCGAAGGTAGTGTGCTCATGAGGATGCTCGCCAGCGGGGTTTGTGGGAGCGACGTTCACATCGCGAAAGGAGAAGATCCCAGAACACCGGTTCCGATCATCCTCGGCCATGAAGGTGTCGGAGAAGTGATAGAAGTCGTAGGTGAAAGGAAGGATCTGAACGGTGAACCCATCAAACCTAACGATCGCATCATCTGGAACAGGGGTATCGTGTGCAGGAAATGTTATTGGTGCACCGTCGCAAAACAGCCACACCTGTGTCCGAACAGGAAAGTCTACGGTATAAACATGTCGTGCGGGGACTATCCTCACCTGCTCGGTTGCTACGCCGAAGCCGTTGTACTGCTTCCTGAAGTGGAAGTGCTGAAAATTCCCAAGAACATCGACCCAGCTTCCGTCGTGATTGCTTCCTGTTCTGGTGCGACCGCCATGAACGCGCTCGATTCTCTCTCAGAACCGCTCGCTGGAAAGACCGTGGTGATACAGGGGGTTGGGCCTCTGGGAATCTTCGCGGCCGTGGCGGCAAAGAGCATGGGGGCTTCGATCGTCGCGGTCATTGGAGGCTCTCCCGAAAGGTTGAGCGTTGCGAAGGATTTCGTCGATGTTCTGATCAACAGGAGAGAACTTTCAGAAGAGGAGAGAAGAAAGAAGATCCTCCAGCTCACACACAACCGTGGAGCGGACATCGTCATAGAGGCTGCAGGGGATAGCCGTGCGCTGATGGAAGGGTTCAATTTGCTCAGACGTGGCGGGACTTATCTGATCACGGGCGTGGCGGTTCCACAGGATCCGATCCCGGTTTCTGTTTATGAAAATCTCGTTCTTAAAGGCATCACACTCCAAGGTGTTTGGGTCAGTGATACGAGACATCTCGTGCGGGCTGTGAACGTGGTAATTTCACACGAATCGCTGTTTGCAAAACTCATCACCCACAGGTTCAGACTTGAAGAAGTAAACGAGGCACTCAGATATGTTGAAGAACGAAAAGCGTTGAAGGCCATCATCCATTTTGAATAA
- a CDS encoding secretin N-terminal domain-containing protein, whose product MRRWTVFSLLLLSVLCFLEKEPLVTNIFQDTYILDVLADISAQTGVPIIADNTVSGFVTIELQDVPLERALKMILMPGGYTYVKLDGFYFVGSPDPNNPAFRHIARTKTFKPKYLSVDSIRNLIPKTFEPFLKFDAETNQVTITAPEEIVKEFEKVLDQIDVAPSQVKISVLVTEISKDKLSDLGLEEIGYSFGANQQFNENWQAITGLVSGVLAIQTDVFGQIVARIAALEEQRQAKIKADPWIIAKENKPAKLFVGQREIIIVQPEGAAATIQTVDVGIGLDIVARVVGDNEIEVSLTPSVSYFSNGRTTRTLSTKRNEMSTTVIIRSGQTVVVSGLTVESDSQSNSGLPLLSRIPLLRYLFGTRSESSSQRELVIFLSVEKL is encoded by the coding sequence ATGAGAAGGTGGACAGTCTTTTCGCTGTTACTGCTCAGCGTGCTGTGTTTTCTTGAAAAGGAACCTTTAGTGACGAACATATTCCAGGACACGTACATCCTGGACGTTCTGGCGGATATCTCGGCACAGACTGGTGTACCCATCATAGCGGACAACACGGTGAGTGGTTTTGTGACCATAGAACTGCAGGATGTTCCGCTGGAACGGGCGCTGAAGATGATACTCATGCCTGGAGGATACACGTATGTAAAATTGGACGGTTTCTATTTCGTCGGTTCACCGGATCCGAACAATCCGGCCTTCAGACACATCGCCAGGACAAAAACGTTCAAACCGAAGTATCTGAGTGTGGATTCGATCAGGAATTTGATACCCAAAACGTTCGAGCCGTTCTTGAAGTTCGATGCCGAAACGAACCAGGTCACGATCACGGCACCGGAAGAGATCGTGAAAGAGTTTGAGAAGGTGCTCGATCAGATAGATGTCGCGCCTAGTCAGGTGAAGATCAGCGTGCTGGTGACCGAGATATCAAAGGACAAACTTTCAGACCTTGGCCTAGAAGAAATCGGTTACAGCTTCGGGGCGAATCAGCAGTTCAACGAGAACTGGCAGGCGATAACGGGGCTCGTTTCGGGTGTGCTCGCGATCCAAACGGACGTGTTTGGACAGATCGTCGCGAGGATAGCCGCCCTCGAAGAACAGCGTCAGGCGAAGATAAAGGCAGACCCCTGGATCATAGCGAAGGAGAACAAGCCGGCGAAACTGTTCGTCGGGCAGCGAGAGATCATAATAGTTCAACCTGAAGGGGCCGCCGCGACGATACAGACTGTCGACGTGGGCATAGGGCTGGACATAGTGGCGAGAGTCGTGGGCGATAACGAGATAGAGGTATCGCTCACACCGAGTGTGAGCTATTTTTCGAATGGTCGAACGACCAGAACGCTCTCGACGAAGAGGAACGAGATGTCAACCACGGTGATCATCAGGAGCGGTCAAACCGTGGTGGTGAGCGGTTTGACTGTCGAGAGCGATTCTCAGAGCAACTCTGGTTTACCGTTGTTGTCGAGGATACCCTTGTTGAGATATCTTTTTGGAACCAGATCAGAGTCGTCCTCGCAGCGAGAACTGGTCATATTCCTGAGCGTTGAGAAACTTTGA